The sequence ACGAGCGGCAACCGGGCGAGCGGTGGCCACGCCGCCCCGGAACGTACCCAGTGGCACGGCCAGCCCATCGAACGCTCCTTCAGCCTGGGTACGTTGTCGGAGCAGACCGTGGTGCGCGAAGCCGCCGCCGTGAAGATCACCGTGGCTATCCCCTTCGCGTCGGCGGCCATCGTGGGGTGCGGCGTCATGACGGGCTACGGCTCGGTGGTCAACGCAGCGAAGGTGAAGCCGGGGCGCAGCGTGGTGGTGCTCGGAACGGGGGGCGTAGGCCTCAACGTCATCCAAGGGGCGCGCATCGCCGGGGCGGGGCAAATCATTGCCGTCGACGTCAACGCCAACCGCCTCGATATGGCCCGCCGCTACGGGGCAACGCATACCCTGCTGGCCGACCGCGCCGACACGGGGTTGTTGCAGGCTGCTCAGCAGGTAAAGGCCCTGACCAACGGCCGCGGCGCTGATTACGCCTTTGAGTGCACAGCGATTCCGGCGCTGGGCGCAGCGCCGCTGGCCATGATCCGTAACGCGGGCATTGCCTGCCAGGTGAGCGGTATCGAGCAGGAAATCAGCATCGACATGAATCTCTTCGAGTGGGATAAGGTCTACATCAACCCGCTC comes from Fibrella aestuarina BUZ 2 and encodes:
- a CDS encoding zinc-binding dehydrogenase; protein product: MTHSVKAAIANGTGHFQIDTIDVHEPQGDEIRVLLKAAGLCHTDWDSQSWGKALVMGHEGAGIVQAVGPLVTRFRVGDAVMLNWAIPCGTCFQCLEGNQHICEVNSPVTSGNRASGGHAAPERTQWHGQPIERSFSLGTLSEQTVVREAAAVKITVAIPFASAAIVGCGVMTGYGSVVNAAKVKPGRSVVVLGTGGVGLNVIQGARIAGAGQIIAVDVNANRLDMARRYGATHTLLADRADTGLLQAAQQVKALTNGRGADYAFECTAIPALGAAPLAMIRNAGIACQVSGIEQEISIDMNLFEWDKVYINPLYGQCRPDIDFPILQRLYEKGDLLLDELVTRTYTLDQLGDAFADMLAGRNAKGVILFNNE